The following proteins come from a genomic window of Kocuria palustris:
- a CDS encoding pyridoxal-phosphate dependent enzyme — MSPTSDDVLAAARILEGVAHRTPVLSSSTLDEQLGCSAHLKAENLQRAGAFKFRGAFTALSRLPHDDAVVAFSSGNHAQAVALAAALQGRAATIVMPSDAPAMKSAATRGYGAEVVAYDRRAEDRAALAARLAEERGAHVIPPFDHPDIIAGQGTAALELLQETGPLDLLFVPLGGGGLLSGSLLAAGLLAPDCRVIGVEPAAGDDVQRSLALGRPVTIDVPETLADGAQTTRVGDTTFAIIRERVESVITVPDDALVAEMRFLAERMKTVVEPTGCLGLAGLRAWAQEHDVHGLRAGAILSGGNVDLQRFATLVG; from the coding sequence ATGAGCCCCACCTCCGACGACGTCCTGGCCGCCGCCCGCATCCTCGAGGGCGTCGCGCACCGCACCCCGGTGCTGAGTTCGAGCACGCTCGACGAGCAGCTCGGGTGCTCCGCGCACCTCAAGGCCGAGAACCTGCAGCGAGCGGGGGCCTTCAAGTTCCGCGGGGCGTTCACCGCGCTGTCGCGGCTGCCGCACGACGACGCCGTCGTCGCCTTCTCCTCGGGCAACCACGCCCAGGCGGTGGCCCTGGCCGCTGCGCTGCAGGGGCGTGCGGCCACGATCGTGATGCCGTCCGATGCCCCGGCGATGAAGTCGGCGGCCACGCGCGGCTACGGCGCCGAGGTGGTGGCCTACGACCGCCGCGCCGAGGATCGCGCGGCGCTGGCGGCCCGTCTGGCCGAGGAGCGCGGGGCGCATGTGATCCCGCCGTTCGACCACCCGGACATCATCGCCGGGCAGGGCACGGCCGCCCTCGAGCTGCTCCAGGAGACCGGGCCGCTCGATCTGCTCTTCGTGCCGCTGGGCGGCGGGGGCCTGCTCTCAGGGTCACTGCTGGCCGCCGGCCTGCTGGCTCCGGACTGCCGCGTGATCGGCGTGGAGCCCGCCGCTGGGGACGACGTCCAGCGCTCCCTGGCTCTGGGGCGCCCCGTCACGATCGACGTCCCCGAGACGCTGGCCGACGGGGCCCAGACCACCCGGGTGGGCGACACGACGTTCGCGATCATCCGCGAGCGCGTGGAGTCGGTCATCACCGTCCCCGACGACGCCCTGGTGGCCGAGATGCGCTTCCTGGCCGAGCGCATGAAGACGGTCGTGGAGCCCACCGGCTGCCTGGGGCTGGCAGGACTGCGCGCCTGGGCTCAGGAGCACGACGTCCACGGGCTGCGGGCGGGGGCGATCCTCAGCGGCGGGAACGTGGACCTGCAGAGGTTCGCGACGCTGGTGGGGTGA
- a CDS encoding exonuclease domain-containing protein, translating to MAPSALDFTAIDFETANRERASVCAVGVVRVLGGQIIAKDSWLVVPPTGADAFDLGNIRIHGIRPQDVRRRGISWEESLARIESFRGGSPLIAHNSSFDQSVYAESCRRVGITPPSARWEDTLKLARQHLRLPDYKLPTVAKHLRVKGFKHHDAAADAAACAQIAISIGKQIGAETINGLWPLQQTRTGSSKWSSDRVSKAKVADLPKPDPEADERHPLFGQSVVLTGDLGSMDRWRAFERIAAAGGTPQKNVTLKTTMLVAASHRRLPDAYRPELGSSKERKASEYRDRGNAIIFVGRWDFFDLMEWKPTEADFIEAPSPACREAPAETPPVVKPTVPMAASAPSEPPVQEHPAPATLPPEAPVFGVDHRSDGAAAAASESSQAPIWQAPSQASAEQAAPSTPRWAPVAPDAHVQTPGRRGTRGSSIRGEGASLGGPGPRPAMWRKILGWVLLVLGALAALFLLTVALVGVFTPSESVGVTIAAVMVTLLMALTALGMAFLGVYLIWLRGRRRPQST from the coding sequence ATGGCACCCAGCGCGCTTGACTTCACTGCCATTGACTTCGAGACGGCGAATCGCGAAAGGGCCTCCGTCTGCGCGGTCGGGGTCGTGAGGGTTCTCGGCGGGCAGATCATCGCCAAGGACTCGTGGCTGGTCGTTCCGCCGACAGGTGCTGACGCTTTCGATTTAGGCAACATCCGCATCCATGGGATTCGCCCACAGGATGTTCGGCGTCGTGGCATCAGCTGGGAGGAGAGCCTGGCGCGCATCGAGTCCTTCCGCGGCGGCTCACCGCTGATCGCGCACAACTCGAGCTTCGATCAGTCTGTCTATGCCGAGTCCTGTCGACGGGTGGGGATCACACCGCCGTCGGCGCGGTGGGAGGACACGCTGAAGCTTGCACGCCAGCACCTGAGGCTTCCGGACTACAAGCTCCCGACCGTGGCGAAACATCTGCGGGTCAAGGGATTCAAGCACCACGATGCGGCCGCAGATGCGGCAGCGTGCGCGCAGATCGCCATCAGCATCGGCAAGCAGATCGGTGCTGAGACCATCAATGGTCTGTGGCCGTTGCAGCAGACGCGGACGGGATCTTCGAAGTGGAGCTCGGACCGTGTCTCCAAGGCGAAGGTCGCCGATCTCCCGAAGCCGGATCCAGAGGCAGACGAACGGCACCCGCTCTTCGGGCAGTCAGTCGTGCTCACCGGGGACCTGGGTTCCATGGACCGGTGGAGAGCCTTCGAGCGCATTGCAGCGGCCGGAGGGACTCCCCAGAAGAATGTGACGCTCAAGACCACCATGCTTGTGGCGGCCTCCCATCGGCGGCTTCCGGATGCGTACCGCCCCGAACTCGGCAGTAGCAAAGAGCGGAAGGCCTCGGAGTATCGAGACCGTGGCAACGCGATCATCTTCGTGGGTCGGTGGGACTTCTTCGACCTCATGGAATGGAAGCCGACTGAGGCCGACTTCATCGAGGCTCCCTCACCTGCTTGTCGCGAAGCGCCTGCGGAGACCCCGCCGGTCGTGAAGCCGACTGTGCCAATGGCGGCCTCTGCCCCCTCGGAACCTCCAGTACAGGAGCATCCAGCCCCGGCGACGCTTCCTCCCGAAGCGCCTGTGTTCGGTGTAGACCACAGGTCGGATGGTGCTGCTGCAGCGGCCTCCGAGAGTTCACAGGCCCCCATCTGGCAGGCGCCATCGCAGGCATCTGCTGAGCAAGCAGCTCCGAGCACTCCGCGATGGGCCCCTGTCGCACCGGATGCGCACGTTCAGACGCCAGGTCGTCGAGGGACCCGCGGGTCCTCGATCAGAGGCGAGGGAGCCTCGCTGGGCGGACCGGGGCCGCGTCCTGCGATGTGGCGGAAAATCCTGGGGTGGGTGCTTCTGGTCCTCGGCGCGCTCGCGGCCCTCTTTCTCCTCACCGTGGCTCTCGTGGGCGTGTTCACGCCATCGGAGTCCGTCGGGGTCACAATCGCAGCCGTGATGGTGACACTTCTGATGGCGCTGACGGCCCTAGGGATGGCCTTCCTAGGGGTCTATCTCATCTGGCTTCGGGGCCGTCGCCGTCCTCAGAGCACCTGA
- a CDS encoding NAD(P)/FAD-dependent oxidoreductase has product MSHAIVIGAGMVGLATAWHLQERGLEVTVIDKEGVAAGSSWGNAGWLSPGKTIPLSHPSLWGYGPKALLDPDAALHVPARVDPTLWSFFARFMAHATTKSWDRTMAALTPIDKLALEGFDELTDGGIESWTRKSPFVVGFENEKQSQGFLGEVAGAVRHGQDVPFEPLENPRELAPMLSENVKVAYRLEGQRYFEPGPFMEALGQAFVQRGGTLRTGVEVTDVNSTRTPSVTLSTGEHLTADTVVIATGAWLPRLAAPLGVKVKVQAGRGYSFSVATDQPAEHPVYLPHARMACTPYQGRFRIAGTMEFKHADEPFDPGRITAIVNEARKLMTGVDLDARQDEWVGSRPVTPDGLPLIGATQVPNVYVAGGHGMWGMVLGPITGRLLADQITTGAIHPAIKAFDPLR; this is encoded by the coding sequence ATGAGCCACGCCATCGTCATCGGAGCAGGAATGGTCGGTCTGGCCACCGCCTGGCACCTCCAGGAGCGCGGTCTCGAGGTCACCGTGATCGACAAGGAGGGCGTGGCCGCGGGGTCGTCGTGGGGCAATGCCGGCTGGCTCTCCCCGGGCAAGACCATCCCGCTGTCGCACCCGAGCCTGTGGGGCTACGGGCCCAAGGCGCTGCTGGACCCCGACGCCGCCCTGCACGTCCCCGCCCGCGTGGACCCCACGCTGTGGAGCTTCTTCGCCCGGTTCATGGCGCACGCGACCACCAAGTCGTGGGATCGCACCATGGCCGCGCTGACGCCGATCGACAAGCTCGCGCTGGAGGGCTTCGACGAGCTGACCGACGGCGGCATCGAGTCCTGGACGCGCAAGAGCCCGTTCGTCGTCGGGTTCGAGAACGAGAAGCAGTCCCAGGGGTTCCTGGGCGAGGTGGCCGGAGCGGTCCGCCACGGCCAGGACGTGCCGTTCGAGCCGCTCGAGAACCCCCGCGAGCTCGCGCCGATGCTCTCCGAGAACGTGAAGGTGGCCTACCGGCTGGAGGGCCAGCGCTACTTCGAGCCCGGCCCGTTCATGGAGGCGCTGGGGCAGGCCTTCGTCCAGCGCGGCGGCACCCTGCGCACGGGTGTCGAAGTCACCGACGTGAACTCCACGCGGACCCCGTCGGTGACTCTGTCCACGGGCGAGCACCTCACCGCGGACACCGTCGTGATCGCCACCGGCGCCTGGCTGCCCCGGCTGGCGGCGCCGCTGGGCGTGAAGGTGAAGGTCCAAGCCGGGCGCGGGTACTCGTTCTCAGTGGCCACCGACCAGCCCGCCGAGCACCCCGTGTACCTGCCGCACGCGCGCATGGCCTGCACCCCCTACCAGGGGCGGTTCCGCATCGCCGGCACCATGGAGTTCAAGCACGCCGATGAGCCCTTCGACCCGGGGCGCATCACCGCGATCGTCAACGAGGCGCGGAAGCTCATGACCGGCGTGGACCTCGACGCGCGCCAGGACGAGTGGGTCGGCTCGCGCCCCGTCACCCCGGACGGCCTCCCGCTGATCGGCGCCACGCAGGTCCCCAATGTCTACGTGGCCGGCGGGCACGGCATGTGGGGCATGGTCCTGGGACCCATCACCGGGCGCCTTCTGGCCGATCAGATCACCACCGGAGCGATCCACCCGGCGATCAAGGCCTTCGATCCACTGCGCTGA